GAAGTGCACCTTGGCCGTCTCGGTGTGCAGCCCTGGCACCAGGTTGGCTTCTTCGTCGGTGGCGGGTTTGTAGCCGAACACCGAGATGCTGCCGATGTTGCGCCCGCTGGCCAGGCGGCTTTGGTGGTGGCTGCGCCAGTACAAAATTTGTTGGCCGTCGGGGCTGAAGTTGGGGCGGCTGATGCCGGCGACGGGCAGCAGCTTGAGCGGGCCGTAAACCGTGTCAGACCCTGCTGCGGCTTGCACGGCCATGGTGGCCAGCTGGCCGTAGCCGCTGTTTTCTTTGCAGTCGGGCTGCTCGCAGGTGGCCACGCCGAACACCAGCGTTTTGCCATCGGCGGAATAACTGGGGTATTGGTAGCTCTTGCCCTCTTCCTGCCCCGGCAGCAAGCGCCAGCGCTGATCAGCCCATCGGTATTCGACCAAACGGCAGTAATAGATGGCGCCAAGGCGGTTGCTGCAGAGGTTCACAACCATCTGTTCGCCATTGGGGTGGAAGCGGGCCTGCACGGGTGTCCAACAAATCGAGGTGGGCTGGGCGACGGCGCAAACGTCAACACCTGCAGGCTTGGATTCGCTGGCCGGCGCCACCGGCCCACCGTAGTTGCCAAAGCGCGGCACGCCGGGCGCACAGGCTGTCAAAGCGAGCACGGCCGAGAAAAAGAGTATGGCGCGACGCCCCCTGGAGGTGAATGGCAATGTGAAAATTTGAATGTACATGGGGTTCCCTGGAAGACAGGTGCGGGCCAGCGCCCTCAGAGTGGAACAAGGACTTTGATTCCGCCATTAGAAAACAGAGAGCGGCAAAAGGGGTCAATTGAACAGGTATCCCGCTTGCCTCATCGGGATGCGAATCAGTGCAATCGCAACCAAGTGGACAGGGTAATAGACATAGAACATCCAGCGTATGCGGGAGGCCGGGATGTTTGCCCGAGCGAAGAGCGCAATGAGTGGGATGGCTGCGAGCGCCCAATGGTTGCCGTTGACCGCAGCCAGCAGCGCGCAGGAAAGCAGCGCCCCGATCAGTGCCCAGGCATTGGGGTTTTTGAAGTACCACCAGCAGCACAGTCCGAGTGCGACCGCAGGCCACCAGTATTCGACCAGCACGCCGCCGATCAGGAACGTCGCCAGAGCGGTCCATCGGTACGCACCTCCCTTTTCAATCAGATAAGCGGTTGCGGCAACCACCAGCAGCGTAAAGAGCACGTTCAACGGCCACCAGCCTTGGGAAAGCCCGCCCAATAGAACAAAGGGCGGACAAGCCAGAAGCCCAAACACACCCAAGCGCAGCATGGTGCGTTCATATACATGGTGCGTCAAAGCGCCGGGTCGCGCGAGGTTGTAGGCAAGCACGAACAGGAAGACAGGCAGGCACACCCGCCCAGCCTCATAGAGCATGGGCAATGTTTCGTTGAACAGGTATTTGTTGACGTGGTCGCCGGTCATCAGCACCAGACCGGCCCACTTCAGCAGCTCGATGCTTCCGTTCGGAACAAGAATGGCCCTCACGCCCAAGCCTCACCATGCGACACAAGGCATTGCAGCCGTCGCAGCTTCAACTGCAACTGCAACTGCTGCGGATAACACTTTGATTTTTTGGCCACGAGGTCTTCAGCGCATTCTGGCTTCGATTTCACGCTGGCGAAGCGTCCGCCGGCGACCTCATCAAAAGAACCCGAAGACGCTGCCCAGTCCAAACCACTTGCCTTCGGCTTTTTCACAATTCTTGCGGCTCTTGATCCACTCGAACAGGTTTTGAGGGGTGTAGTGATAGTGGTTGCTGATGGCGATGCTGCCTTCCTTGCTGCCCCCCTTGGCGCCAATGCAGGTCCCGAGAGAGGGGGGTGCTTTTGGGCAAAGGGGAACCACAACTGCGGTGTAACCAGGATCGACCAGTTTCATGGGTTCCAGGTTTTTGCTGCAGGCATCTTGCAGCGCAGCCGATGTGGCCTTGCCGATCGGGATCGTTTCACTGCAGGTGATCAGTGGCATAGACGGGCGCTTGATATCGAGTTTGCCTTTTTGCAGGCAGGCCACTGGCATACCGGGTGTTGAACCGGGCTCAGGCATATCGAAACCATCGGGCAATTTGGGGAGTTTCATGGAATCGGGCAGCAAATCGGCAGGATCGATCCCCTCGGGCAACTCTCCCAGATTGTTCATGTCGATGCTGGGTAGTTTTAGTTCCAGCGCCTGCGCCGATGGCGCCATCAAGAGTGTCGACAACGCACCCATGCCAGCAACCAACACACCTTTTGAAAAACGGTTCATGTATTCCTCCATTGACCCGGTTATTGATTTTTTTCACCGCCGCAACGCTGACGAAAAGCTATCGCCATATCGTCAGTGTGGTTCGGTGGGGTTTGAGATCCATCAAATGACGCCTAAGCGTGAAGGTCTATTGCTCCATCAAATGATCACATTGCTCGAGGCCGTCTGGGGCACCGGCTTTGCCCTTGTAGCTGAAGGGCATTTTTCCTTGAGCTTTCCAGGTGCCGATACTCTTGGCCTTCGGACAGACCTCTTCATATTTTTGGGTCCACTTTGAGTTGAAACAGTACTGGTTCACGATCTCCCATGTGCCCGAAATGGGTTCCACCCCCACCCAGCAATGCGGTGGGTAG
This region of Hydrogenophaga crassostreae genomic DNA includes:
- a CDS encoding TraX family protein, translating into MRAILVPNGSIELLKWAGLVLMTGDHVNKYLFNETLPMLYEAGRVCLPVFLFVLAYNLARPGALTHHVYERTMLRLGVFGLLACPPFVLLGGLSQGWWPLNVLFTLLVVAATAYLIEKGGAYRWTALATFLIGGVLVEYWWPAVALGLCCWWYFKNPNAWALIGALLSCALLAAVNGNHWALAAIPLIALFARANIPASRIRWMFYVYYPVHLVAIALIRIPMRQAGYLFN
- a CDS encoding TolB family protein — translated: MYIQIFTLPFTSRGRRAILFFSAVLALTACAPGVPRFGNYGGPVAPASESKPAGVDVCAVAQPTSICWTPVQARFHPNGEQMVVNLCSNRLGAIYYCRLVEYRWADQRWRLLPGQEEGKSYQYPSYSADGKTLVFGVATCEQPDCKENSGYGQLATMAVQAAAGSDTVYGPLKLLPVAGISRPNFSPDGQQILYWRSHHQSRLASGRNIGSISVFGYKPATDEEANLVPGLHTETAKVHFINALSGPRYSLDGRAIRFTALDDGFWARDQQAVRAGMTDVEYNVKTGKAVDRTFHRVAQGLGRVYAEHPVQGILAGPGNLRLVDPTPPYATRAAFFSPEPSQVSDADIDRAGVWAAGLSGLQSMMSGRQGPRRAYWLTTEDAKDLRKQVVTAPVFSLVHIKSEEVKAVQWPNVESLKP